Proteins encoded within one genomic window of Sminthopsis crassicaudata isolate SCR6 chromosome X, ASM4859323v1, whole genome shotgun sequence:
- the PAK4 gene encoding serine/threonine-protein kinase PAK 4 — protein sequence MFGKKKKKLEISAPSNFEHRVHTGFDQQEQKFTGLPRQWQGLIEESARRPKPLIDPACITAIQHGAHKTIVRGSKGSKDGALTLLLDEFENMSVTRSNSLRRDSPPLPLLAPPGPPQENGLTEAQGSGARAWAQDKGPPEPGSRGPTEGRSRAAGRRDHGGGETKRDGMEKRPKSSGEGAPGQPGSPQPARDKRPLSGPDVRTPRPPGAGGGAKSSAGRPFNTYPRADSDHPPRGPGPQGEPRHPAPNGPSSGGLPAHSSSKPPPRAARGPEPAPAPGTLSPHASEPQLASRIPPPPSAQPAVPPSGPRSPQREPQRVSHEQFRAALQLVVDPGDPRTYLDNFIKIGEGSTGIVCIATVRSSGKLVAVKKMDLRKQQRRELLFNEVVIMRDYQHENVVEMYNSYLVGDELWVVMEFLEGGALTDIVTHTRMNEEQIAAVCLAVLKALSVLHAQGVIHRDIKSDSILLTHDGRVKLSDFGFCAQVNKEVPRRKSLVGTPYWMAPELISRLPYGPEVDIWSLGVMVIEMVDGEPPYFNEPPLKAMKMIRDNLPPKLKNLHKVSPSLKGFLDRLLVRDPAQRATASELLKHPFLGKAGPPASIVPLMRQNRMR from the exons ATGTtcgggaagaagaagaagaagctggaGATCTCGGCCCCCTCCAACTTTGAGCACCGCGTGCACACGGGCTTTGACCAGCAGGAGCAGAAGTTCACGGGGCTCCCGCGCCAGTGGCAGGGTCTCATCGAGGAGTCGGCCCGGCGACCCAAGCCCCTCATCGACCCTGCCTGCATCACCGCCATCCAGCATGGGGCCCACAAG ACCATCGTTCGGGGGAGCAAGGGCTCGAAGGACGGGGCCCTCACGCTGCTGTTGGATGAGTTTGAGAACATGTCTGTCACCCGGTCCAACTCCCTCCGGCGGGATAGCCCCCCCCTGCCCCTACTGGCTCCTCCAGGACCACCCCAAGAGAATGGGCTGACCGAGGCCCAGGGGTCAGGGGCTCGTGCCTGGGCCCAGGACAAGGGACCCCCGGAGCCCGGGAGCAGGGGTCCCACAGAGGGTCGGAGTCGGGCCGCTGGGCGCAGGGACCACGGTGGCGGCGAGACAAAGCGGGACGGGATGGAGAAGAGGCCCaagtcatcgggggagggagctCCGGGCCAGCCGGGGAGCCCCCAGCCGGCCCGGGACAAACGGCCCCTGTCGGGGCCCGACGTCCGGACCCCACGGCCCCCAGGTGCAGGAGGTGGGGCGAAGTCATCGGCCGGGAGGCCGTTTAACACGTATCCGCGGGCTGACTCGGACCACCCCCCAAGGGGCCCAGGGCCCCAG GGAGAGCCCCGCCATCCTGCCCCCAATGGTCCCTCCTCAGGAGGGCTCCCGGCACACTCCTCTTCCAAGCCGCCACCCCGAGCTGCCCGGGGCCCAGAGCCCGCCCCTGCCCCGGGTACCCTGAGCCCACACGCTTCAGAGCCCCAGCTGGCCTCTCGTATCCCCCCCCCGCCTTCAGCCCAGCCTGCCGTGCCCCCGTCGGGACCCCGCTCTCCCCAGAGGGAACCCCAGAGGGTGTCCCACGAGCAGTTCCGGGCCGCGCTGCAGCTTGTGGTGGATCCGGGTGACCCCCGGACTTATCTGGACAACTTCATCAAGATCGGCGAGGGTTCCACGGGCATTGTGTGCATCGCCACGGTCCGAAGCAGCGGCAAACTCGTCGCCGTGAAGAAGATGGACCTTCGGAAGCAGCAGCGACGGGAGCTGCTCTTCAATGAG GTGGTCATCATGCGGGATTATCAGCACGAGAATGTGGTTGAGATGTACAACAGCTACCTGGTCGGGGACGAGCTCTGGGTGGTCATGGAGTTCCTGGAAGGGGGAGCCCTCACAGACATCGTCACCCACACCAG GATGAATGAGGAGCAGATTGCTGCTGTGTGTCTGGCTGTCCTGAAAGCTCTGTCTGTGCTCCATGCCCAGGGTGTGATCCACCGCGACATCAAAAGTGACTCGATCCTGCTGACCCACGACGGGCGG GTGAAGCTCTCCGACTTCGGCTTCTGTGCCCAGGTGAACAAGGAGGTGCCTAGAAGGAAGTCCCTGGTGGGCACCCCATATTGGATGGCTCCCGAGCTCATCTCTCGCCTGCCCTATGGGCCCGAG GTGGACATATGGTCCCTAGGAGTAATGGTCATTGAGATGGTAGATGGGGAACCCCCATATTTCAACGAACCACCCTTGAAGGCCATGAAGATGATCCGGGACAACCTGCCCCCCAAGCTGAAAAACCTCCACAAG GTTTCCCCCTCCCTGAAGGGCTTCCTGGATCGCCTGCTGGTGCGGGACCCAGCACAGAGAGCCACGGCCAGTGAACTGTTGAAGCACCCCTTTCTGGGCAAGGCCGGCCCCCCAGCCAGCATCGTGCCCCTCATGCGCCAGAACCGCATGAGATGA